In Runella sp. SP2, the genomic window GGGGATTCACATAAGTGGGAGCTGTAGTCATAGTTGAGGGACCATCACACAGGAGTTTGATTTTACAAACGTGCCAGTAGGTAGCCCCACCTATCCAGCCAACAAGCAGAATCCAAGCAAGCGTTTTGACACCTGAAGACATAGTACGTAATGAGGGGATTGGTGGTGAAAAGGAGAATTTGCACTTACGACGGTGAAAATAAGGATAAGTATCACAAAAACAATGATTTATCTATTTTTCTTCTATACGTCCCCGCTGCTATCTTTGCAAAGTTCAATCAACACGGAATAATACCACATAACAAACAAAATTTTATTTTGTTTTAAATTGCACTTTATCTATTTTTCATTTAATTATTATTATTAAAGTATCAGTATTTGGTATATTTTAAGAATATTATTCTGTTTTATAAAATTTCACCAACCGCTCATCCCTTAAAATAATCCACTTATCCATTTTCAATTCTTCAACCCAAAAAAAGGCTGCACATTTGCATTGTCATCAGAACAAAAACATCTCTGATACACCACAACAGCCGAAAGCAGATTGCTAAATCGTTAATTTTAAACAGAGTACCACTATGAAATCCATTATGATTGCCCTTGTTTTAAGTGTTTCGACACTTGGACATTTCGCAGAGGCCCAAGATGGCAAAAGCCTCCGCACCCAAACACAGATTGCCGAACAATTGATGGCTTCTTTGCCAACACACGATAACTTTACAGAGCCTACGTCAGCTGTATTATTCTCTAAAAATGATTTGCGCCTAATCGCAACACTGCCAACGCAGGATGTAAACGTAGAGATTCCAACCATTGTCGTAGAAAACGTGGCAGTAGCCAAATCAACCGTTATTGCGCCTTCTTCCGCAAAAACAGAAGTAAAGAATACGACTCGCGCTGACAAATAGGCGTATTGAAATAAATAAGTGTAAGTGTTTGCAATTGGAATACATGAAAAAAGGCGGGTTAACCCGCCTTTTTTCATGTATCAGTCTTCTATCCTTACTTTCCGCCCGTTTTTCGGAAATAATTGTCGGCTTCTCGTTTGTAGAAAGGTGCAAAACTTGGCGGCACCGTGCGTAACAGCTCCGTTTGACGTTGCTTTTCTTTGACGTATTGTTCAAAAGCCGCAGGCGGGGTTTTGGGTTGAGGCTTAGCCGTTTCTGATTTGCGCTGGTTGTCTTCCTCTTGTTGACGGAGCGCTTTTTCCGACTCCAACAACCGCGTCACAATCTCTTCTTGGCGTTTAATCAAATTAGGATTCACCCGCTTATTCACCAAATCGGTTTCGGTTTCGTCCATTTTTTGCATCAAATCTTTGACTTCATTGCCCAGCTTTTTACCAGCTTCTGTCCCCTTCTGTGAATCCATCAGTTCTTTCATCATCTGACGAATCATGGCTTGTTCTGCCGCCATTTTAGCCAACTGTTCCGACATTTGACGCCCTCCCATGCCACCTTGGCCACCTTGTTGGTTTTTCTGAAGTTGCTGAATCCGCTGGTTTAGTTGCTTTTGTAAATCACCCATGCTTTGCCCTGGGTTCTTACCTTTTCCTTTTTTACTACCTTTCCCTGGCATACTCATGGCCATCATAGCAGCTTGCATTTGTTGAAGCGTTTGGCTCAACATCAACGACAAATTGTTCATCGACGTCATCGCAAATTGCTGCTTGCTGGTGGCCATATTCAGACGACGTTCGCGAATAAAACGTGTACTTTCCGTCATGTGAAACTTCATGTCGTTCAGTTCGCGGGTGACAAAAGTCTGAATTTGCATCACTCGTTTCGCCAACGCGTAGAGGCTATCTTCAATCACCTTGGCGTCGTCTTGTAGCTTGAGTTGGTCTTGTGCCAATTTGACAAAACGAGGGTCTTGCAGCCCTACGCCGCGAAAATCTTTCATTACGCGTTCTTGGTCAAACGACAAATGAATGAGGTTTTCGAGAATATCACGGAGGTTGTCAATGTTCTCGTCCATCGCTTCCATTTCGGCACTTTCCATCGACTCCTGCATTTTCTGCGCCATTTTTCTCATCGACTTCGCCGCATTTTTCTGCGATTTAGAGGCGCTCTTGTTTTGCTTTTGTTGCAACTGTTTCGAGCTGTTGTCTTGTTCCTGATCGACATCCTTTTGGTCTTCTTTGCCCGTATCAATGTCATTTTTATCGTCTAGCTCTTCATTGAGTTTTTCAAGTTCCTCAATGTCTTTTTTGGTTTCGTCAAACTCTTTGTTCAACTCTTCCTGTTCTTTTTTGAGCTCTTCTTGTTTCTGCTCCTGTTCTTTGTTTTGACCGTCTTTATTTTGTTGGTCTTTACCCTTTTGGTCTTTCTCTTTTTGCTCTTGTTCTTTGGCCAACTGTTCCGCTTTTTCGGCAAGTTTTTCTTCTTTTTCCGCCATTTCGTTCAAATCCTTCTGAATTTGCTCGGCTTTTTGCTGCACCTGCATTTGTTTGAACATCTCAAGGGCTTTCTCAATTTCCTTTTGCGCGTTGAACTCCTTGTTTTTCAACTTGTTCATCAACTCTTGCATCTTGTCATCGCGCTGCTGTTGATCGAGCAATTTTTCAAGTTGTTCGTACAATTTTTGCGTTTCTGGATCGAGCAACTCTTTCATCAGTTTTTGCAACTGTTCCATTTTTTGCTTCATCTCAGGACTTTGCTCCGAAAATCTATCCTGTTTCTCTTGCGAAGTCTGCGCTTGTTCCTGCATACTTTTCATGTCGTTTTGCAGTTCATCGCGTTTTTTCAACAAGTCTTCAATTTGCTTTTTATCCTTGAAATCCAACTCTTTTTCACTCTTCAAACGTTGGTCGAGTTTTTCGATTTCTTTTTGTAGGCTCTTTGCTTTTTGAAGGGTTTTGTTGATTTGGGCTTCGGTTTTTTCGGCTGATTTTTCGGCTTCAGCCCGCACCTCTTCTTTCGACGGAACGGCAAAATCAATCATGCGCGACTTAGCGGATTTAGGCCCGTTTACGCCGTCGTTGTCCCACACCTGAACGTAGTATTCGATGCGGTCGCCAGGTGTCAGGCGAAGACTATCCACAAACCATTGAAAATAAAACGTTTGGCTAGTTGTTGCTTTGTTAAAAGGAATACTAAATCCTTTGTAAGCCACCTTTTTAGGGTCAGTTTTGTCGGTTTTGCGGCGCAAATTATAAAAGACCCGAAGGTTAGAAAAGCCATAGTCGTCGGCTATATTTCCTCCCAACACAAAATAATTATACAAGGTCGTATCTTGGTAATTCTCAAGGGTCAGCGTTGGGTGCTTGTCGTTGATGACATTAAGGAAATAGCTTATTTTTTCGCGGTTTTGAGAATCATCGTTTTTGAGCTTGATTTCGTAATTTCCCGAGCGGCGCACCGTACGTTTAAACTCGTAGCCACCTGTCAGTTTAC contains:
- a CDS encoding DUF4175 family protein, translated to MTTPTLSVLLERIGEYKRKFYLNQLIKGVIFAAAFVLSAYLFVNTLEYFGRFSSGVRAALFYGFIGILGYALVRWVAIPIFHLWGLRKSLSDEEAANQIGSFFPEIGDKLINTLQLRGLSGQQTDLIEASIQQKSKQLMIVRFSDAIKIEQNRRYLKYAVYPLAAIALVLAINPRFFASSSDRIIHFEKEFNDAPFTFQLDNPNLKAFRNEDFTLRLSLAGGALPEAVYVVHNKAKFKLDAEDNNTYSYTFKNVQRPIDFQFEAAGYKSKEYELTVAERPSLLSFDVTLNYPAYLGKPAEQLSNVGNLTIPEGTTISWDFNTDATKDMSLAFEGDQKAYTAESKLTGGYEFKRTVRRSGNYEIKLKNDDSQNREKISYFLNVINDKHPTLTLENYQDTTLYNYFVLGGNIADDYGFSNLRVFYNLRRKTDKTDPKKVAYKGFSIPFNKATTSQTFYFQWFVDSLRLTPGDRIEYYVQVWDNDGVNGPKSAKSRMIDFAVPSKEEVRAEAEKSAEKTEAQINKTLQKAKSLQKEIEKLDQRLKSEKELDFKDKKQIEDLLKKRDELQNDMKSMQEQAQTSQEKQDRFSEQSPEMKQKMEQLQKLMKELLDPETQKLYEQLEKLLDQQQRDDKMQELMNKLKNKEFNAQKEIEKALEMFKQMQVQQKAEQIQKDLNEMAEKEEKLAEKAEQLAKEQEQKEKDQKGKDQQNKDGQNKEQEQKQEELKKEQEELNKEFDETKKDIEELEKLNEELDDKNDIDTGKEDQKDVDQEQDNSSKQLQQKQNKSASKSQKNAAKSMRKMAQKMQESMESAEMEAMDENIDNLRDILENLIHLSFDQERVMKDFRGVGLQDPRFVKLAQDQLKLQDDAKVIEDSLYALAKRVMQIQTFVTRELNDMKFHMTESTRFIRERRLNMATSKQQFAMTSMNNLSLMLSQTLQQMQAAMMAMSMPGKGSKKGKGKNPGQSMGDLQKQLNQRIQQLQKNQQGGQGGMGGRQMSEQLAKMAAEQAMIRQMMKELMDSQKGTEAGKKLGNEVKDLMQKMDETETDLVNKRVNPNLIKRQEEIVTRLLESEKALRQQEEDNQRKSETAKPQPKTPPAAFEQYVKEKQRQTELLRTVPPSFAPFYKREADNYFRKTGGK